CAACGATGTCATCTTTTTTAAGTTCTTCTTTTGCAATCGCTGGCCAAATGGTTTTATAATGATTCATGGTTTCTAAAACAGAATCAGAGTATTTCCTTAAACTTATAGCATCCTTTTTAACTTTATCTATACCAGATTGAGTTATTTTGTAAGGGGACCTTCCATCTTTGGAGGTTATGTATCCAAGTTCAATTAAGGTCTTGATATTCTCAGATACTGCTTGTATGGTTATTCCTAGTTTTTCAGCCAAATCTTTTTGTTTGAGATGCGGGTCCTGCTTTGAAATTTCACTTAAAATTTGAAAATGGGTAAGTGCACCTCTTTTTTTAAATGCTTTCATCATTTTCATTCCTCAATTATACTTGATTAATATATATTTTTAAACTTATTATATATAAATTAGTTTGATAATTTCCCGGCCAGTGCATCATTGAACTGTTGGAGAAATTCATCTTTTTTGTCAATTGGAATGTATGCACCGCATGCCATGGCATGTCCTCCACCGCTTCCTCCGACATTTGATGCAATTTCACGAATGATATTTCCGAAATGAATTCCGTCATATGAAAGCAGTCTTGAACATCTAAGTGAAATCTTAAGTCCGTCGCTGTCAGTTTGGGTAAATCCTATAATTGGTTTTTTCCAGTTGCAGTATCCTAAAATCATTCCAGTTATTGTTCCGACGATTTCAGGTTTTATACCGTCTCCGTCAAAATACTGGAGGTTTTCCATCTCTATGATGTTGGTTTCATCGCTTTCAGCTACTCTGGCGATTGATGTTGCCAGATTATACCTATGAGTTTTGCTTACTGCTTCCAGTTCATCCAATGCAACGAAACGGTCGCCCTTCAGCACTTCCATGGCAATTTTTTCTTCGTGGTTTCTTCCGCATGCATTCATTGCGGTTGAAAATTCAGATCCGTCTCTTAAAAAACTGTTCTCATCTTCTTTGAGGAATGTATATGAATCTCCGATAATAAGCTGGGGAATGTACTGAACATATTTTCCCGGAACCGCCTTTGAAATCATCTCAACAAGTTTCTGGAAGAGTTTTCCTTTTTCCTGCTGTGTCAGTTCATTCAATGTTTTACGGTTATGCTTTTCATCGATTCCAAGTTCTTCTAAAATGGCCATGGTTTCGGTGGTGTTGTTTGTAATCGGCAGTTTTACATCGCTGAAATAGGATAGTGCAACAAATAACGGACGGGTATTTCTTCCATAAATGTTTATGTCATTTTCTATAAGTCCAAGGTATCCTCCGTCGATTGCATCCTGCTGGATAATCTTATTCAGTCCTTCGAAATGACCTGTCTTTGTATTCTGCATGTCTCCGATAGCTGATAAAACTCCAATCCAGCTTAAATCAGTATAGCCGAATTGCTTGGCTAAAAAATAGCATAATCCTCCTCCGCAAACATAATAGGACCCGTCAATTCCATGATGTATCGGATTGATTTCAAGATAGGTGTAGTCCTTATCATCTCTGTAGTCTAAATCTCTGAGGGGTGGATGGTGGTCTAGGATGATAATTTTTTGACCTTTGACTGCATTGGTATCAATGCGCTGTCCTGAACCCAAATCAGAAAAGATTGTAAGTTCATGGTCAAGTTCGATATCATCAAGGACATCTAAATTTACAAATTCAATTTCATGTTCTTTGTTTTGTCTATCTAGTATGGTTGATAAGATTGCACCTGAACAGATGCCGTCACAGTCGATGTGGGAGTATACCTTAATGTCTTCGGCATTTTTAATAATCTCACATGCCTCGAGGTACTGTTCGTGCATTAGTTGTGGTATTTTCATATTAATCAGTTTCTTATTTCTTTAATTTTTAAACTAACTTCTTTTAACAGTTCAAGTTTTGTTCCTTCCCATTCAACAAGGACACGTCCGGATTTTTCATACCATTTGCCGGGATATGAAAATTCCTTCTGCATACTGTATTTCAAACCGAGCCTTTTAAGAGCTCTTTCGATATCGTTTAATTCCGGATCTTTAACAGCATACTCTTTTGCAATTTTACGTCCTTCTTTTAGGGATAAGTTTTTATTTAGATATTGTGGCCAGATAGTAATCATTCTATCACCTATTTGATTTGATTTTCAAAGATTTCCAATGCATCTTTAACGACTAAATCCATATTGTAGTATTTGTATTTGGCAAGTCTTCCTGCAAAGATGACATTTTCCTCTTTTTCCATTTCAGCTTCATATAATTTGAATTTATCCAGATATTCCTGTGTAGGATAAGGATAACATTTTTCTCCGTTGAATCCGGGATATTCTCTCATGATTGCAGTTTTTCCTTCAACTTCCTGCCATGTAAGTTTTTTAAACTCTGTAATCCTTGTAAAGTAAGGGTCATTAGGATAGTTGACAACTGCAACGTCCTGATATGAATCCTCGTCAACTATTTCATATACGAAGTTCAGGCATCTGTATAAGAGTTCTCCGTATTTGTAATCATAAAAGTAATCGATAGGGCCTGTATATATTAAGGTTTCGTAGTTGATTTTGTCAATGTAGTCCTTGTAGTCTGCCTTAAGGCCCACGTGGATTTTATCGGATTTAATCATGTTTTCACACATTTTTGTAAATCCTTCCTTAGGCATTCCCTGGTAGGTATCGGCAAAGTATCTGTCGTCATGATTGAATCTGAACGGGATTCTTGAAATGACGCTTGAGCTTAAATTGGCAGCTGATGTTCCCCACTGCTTTTCGGTGTAGTTTTTGAAAAGCTTTTCGTAGATGTCACGGCCCGCATTTTTCAAAACCACATCTTCAGAGGATTTTACCTCATCGATATCTTCCTTGTGCTTGTCAATCCACTCTTTCATTGAATTTTCATCCAAATCCAAATCGTAGAGTGCATTCAGGGTATCTATGCAGATTGGCATAGGTACAAGTTTTCCGTCAACATAGCTCAGGACTCTGTGAACGTAATCGTTCCATTCAGTAAACTGTGACAAGTAATCGTGAACCTTCTTTTCATTGGTATGGTAGATGTGAGGTCCGTATTTCTGAATCAGAAGTCCGTTGTCATAAAAGTCATAGACGTTACCTCCGATATGGTCACGCTTTTCAATAATAAGCACTTCTTCATCCAGTTCATTTGCAATTCTCTCAGCAAGTGTAAGTCCTGAGAGTCCTGCTCCTACAATAACGTATTTATAATCCTTCATAATCTTTACTCCCTTGCGGTATATATGGCGGTTTCAATCGCTGTTGTCATTGAGCTCATCAGCATTCTGGTTTTTAAATCGCCTTTATGTATTTTTTTAAGTTTGTTTACTTTTTTAAGCAGCAGTCTGTTTTCTTCTTTTGTAAATGGAGAGGTTTTCCATGTATGCATCCAGTGAAGCAGATGCGGATTGAGTGATACTGTCTGAACCTCTTTTGAAAATCCTTCAGTTTTCTTTCTGCAGTAAATGTAGGCTTCCATCAGCTCATCAAGAAGTCTAACGTTAACGTTGTTGGTAATTGACTTGTCGTTAGGCAGGTCTCTTATGTAGTAGTCGTAACTGAAGTAATTGTTGAGATATACGATTCCTTCTGCATTTAAAAGTGCTTCAAGGGTAAATGCCATGTCGTCTCCGGTAACGAACTTTTTAAAGCGCAGGTCATTGTCCATAATCAGTTCCCTTCTATAGATTTTACACCATACTGAAGGCTGAATTTTTAAAAGGTCAGGTTCCTGCTCGATATTGTCAACACTGATTGTATCGATTGGTCCGTCTCTCGGATAGGTTACTTCCAGGGTTTTTCCGTAGAGAACCCTTTCAACGACATTGTCCCAGATGACATCTGGAATGTCAAGGAAGTTTGCAGACTCAAAGGTCTCGCCGGGATATGCGCTTTCAAGATCCGCTTCATAAGGTGAATATGATTCCTGAACATATCCTCCGTATTCGAATATTCTTTTGAAACGTGCAAATGCCAAATCAACGTCATTTTCCTTAACGGCATTGTAAAGTCTTTCGCATGCGTCAGGAACATACCTGTCATCAGGGTCTAAAAACATGATATAGTCACCGGTTGAAGCTTCAATTCCGGTATTTCTTGGAGTATGTGCGCCTCCGCTGTTGGTTTCATGATGAATTGCACGGCAGCAATCGTATTTCTCAGCATATTCATCTATGATTTTATCAGACCCGTCGGTTGAGCAGTCGTTAACCATGATTATTTCCAGATTTTCTTTTCCGATTGTCTGATTTATAAGAGAGTCAATACCTCCTTTAAGGTGAGGTCCAACATTAAAAATCGGTAAAATAATGCTTATTTTATCATTCATTGCTTTCTCTCCATCTCTTAAATAATAATTCCATCATGTCCGGAACTGTATAGGTATCCGGGTGGATGTAGGCAACATCATATTTGTCAAGAACCCTTGCAGTAATAGGACCTATTGAAACTGTAAGTAAATTGTCGTTTAACAGTTCAGCCAGTTTACGTTTGTCATCAGCTATTTTAAAGAAGTTTTCAACGGTCAGAGGGCTTGTGAATGTTATTGCATCAATCTCTTTGTTTTCAATTTTTGAGATGAGTTCTTTTACTGATTTTTCATCCATCGGAAAGAGTGACTTGTATGCTTCGGCAAGTATTATTTCATTTCCAAGTTTTTCAAGCTCTTCAGGCAAAATTGGTCTTGCAGAAGCAGTTCTTGGAATTCCTATGGTTTTTTTG
The uncultured Methanobrevibacter sp. DNA segment above includes these coding regions:
- the recJ gene encoding single-stranded-DNA-specific exonuclease RecJ is translated as MKIPQLMHEQYLEACEIIKNAEDIKVYSHIDCDGICSGAILSTILDRQNKEHEIEFVNLDVLDDIELDHELTIFSDLGSGQRIDTNAVKGQKIIILDHHPPLRDLDYRDDKDYTYLEINPIHHGIDGSYYVCGGGLCYFLAKQFGYTDLSWIGVLSAIGDMQNTKTGHFEGLNKIIQQDAIDGGYLGLIENDINIYGRNTRPLFVALSYFSDVKLPITNNTTETMAILEELGIDEKHNRKTLNELTQQEKGKLFQKLVEMISKAVPGKYVQYIPQLIIGDSYTFLKEDENSFLRDGSEFSTAMNACGRNHEEKIAMEVLKGDRFVALDELEAVSKTHRYNLATSIARVAESDETNIIEMENLQYFDGDGIKPEIVGTITGMILGYCNWKKPIIGFTQTDSDGLKISLRCSRLLSYDGIHFGNIIREIASNVGGSGGGHAMACGAYIPIDKKDEFLQQFNDALAGKLSN
- a CDS encoding signal recognition particle subunit SRP19/SEC65 family protein; this translates as MITIWPQYLNKNLSLKEGRKIAKEYAVKDPELNDIERALKRLGLKYSMQKEFSYPGKWYEKSGRVLVEWEGTKLELLKEVSLKIKEIRN
- the glf gene encoding UDP-galactopyranose mutase, yielding MKDYKYVIVGAGLSGLTLAERIANELDEEVLIIEKRDHIGGNVYDFYDNGLLIQKYGPHIYHTNEKKVHDYLSQFTEWNDYVHRVLSYVDGKLVPMPICIDTLNALYDLDLDENSMKEWIDKHKEDIDEVKSSEDVVLKNAGRDIYEKLFKNYTEKQWGTSAANLSSSVISRIPFRFNHDDRYFADTYQGMPKEGFTKMCENMIKSDKIHVGLKADYKDYIDKINYETLIYTGPIDYFYDYKYGELLYRCLNFVYEIVDEDSYQDVAVVNYPNDPYFTRITEFKKLTWQEVEGKTAIMREYPGFNGEKCYPYPTQEYLDKFKLYEAEMEKEENVIFAGRLAKYKYYNMDLVVKDALEIFENQIK
- a CDS encoding glycosyltransferase encodes the protein MNDKISIILPIFNVGPHLKGGIDSLINQTIGKENLEIIMVNDCSTDGSDKIIDEYAEKYDCCRAIHHETNSGGAHTPRNTGIEASTGDYIMFLDPDDRYVPDACERLYNAVKENDVDLAFARFKRIFEYGGYVQESYSPYEADLESAYPGETFESANFLDIPDVIWDNVVERVLYGKTLEVTYPRDGPIDTISVDNIEQEPDLLKIQPSVWCKIYRRELIMDNDLRFKKFVTGDDMAFTLEALLNAEGIVYLNNYFSYDYYIRDLPNDKSITNNVNVRLLDELMEAYIYCRKKTEGFSKEVQTVSLNPHLLHWMHTWKTSPFTKEENRLLLKKVNKLKKIHKGDLKTRMLMSSMTTAIETAIYTARE
- a CDS encoding uroporphyrinogen-III synthase, whose product is MSKPVVAITRPKDRAKKACEIVEKLGGTPVMAPTLDLQPVNSESLKNLVARKDDLDWIIFTSPTTIVSLNKFYPDFIKTLDCKLAVIGNKTGKLAEKNGLTVDLMPDDFTAEGLIEEFKKRGITKKTIGIPRTASARPILPEELEKLGNEIILAEAYKSLFPMDEKSVKELISKIENKEIDAITFTSPLTVENFFKIADDKRKLAELLNDNLLTVSIGPITARVLDKYDVAYIHPDTYTVPDMMELLFKRWRESNE